TAGCAATAAGAAGAATGAAATCTACCCATTCATGACAACATGGATGAACCTGAAAGACATTTTGCCGAGTGAAAGGAGCTAGGCACAAAAAACCATGTATTGCATTACCTAACTTCTACATGGAAAGGAAAAGGTAGAACTATAGAATGCTGTTTACCAGAAGTTGTAGATGCTATACAAATTGGTTAAAACATAAAACCTTCAATGTTTTAACACAATTAAGTTCTACAGATATTATATGCAGTAAGTTATATACATTCAATGCGTGTAttctatattatatatgatatataatatactaGTATATTTGTGGGTGCTACTaacaaaagtaaatcttaaaaattctCATCACAAAATAATGGTGGGTATATTGGTTAATTTGATAGTGACAATAACTGCATATTgtataataatattaaaacattCTTATTTGTTAGTCACTCATtgacaaagattaaaaataaaagaccatCTCACATATTTAAAGCCCTAGAAGGGTTAAGATGACATATAACAAACAAGTCAACAATCTTCTAGAGAAACATTCAATAGTgcttaaaggaagaaaagactaTCCCATGCTCAACCGCATGGTAGTTACAATTGAAAcctcaaataaaagcaaaattagaCATTCATATCAATGGGAaaatatgacccatacatatcaGAAAAATAACCCCATAGGAACAGACTCAAAATTCCAGAAGAGATGAGATAAATTAAGAGAGGCAAAACAGGTATAAATATGCTCAAATATTAAAAGTAACAGATGAGCAAAAggagaaagtaaataaaaatattaagaagaaataaataataaaaacaatgaaattatgaaagaaaaagtCTATCTAAAAAGTTCATTATCCAAGAATGACACAAAATCTTCAGAAGAAAGCCAAGACACCTAAAGATATAGCCAGCATGACCTTTCAAGCAGAAGCagaataaacagagaattcaaagATAATCATATCAGGGGGATGTGTAAGCAAATGACAGAGTTCTTATAAGTATGAGATGTTATGAAAATGGCAATAACTCAACGTGGTTAGACCACAGAGTGTGTTAGTAATAAAATTATAGTGAGAGTAAAGTGTTCAaagaaagaccttccatgctgtGCCAAGAGAGTGAAAGCTATGGTGGGAACAATGAACAACTGCGTAAAATTGTGGAGTGTTTGATGTGATAAGTGGTGCCTTCAAAAGTAAATGTGGATTATTATAGGTAATTGATTGCAGTGTTAAAGAGATACTCAGTGAGGGTTTtgtagaaggaaatggaacaggaaAGCCTTTGCAGTGAGTAAAACAAGACCACACCAATTGGTTGCCTAATACCAAATGGTCGTCTCTGAAAACGTATatgcaagtaacattatacaatctgatatatatatatatatatatgttatatatatatatgatagatatatgatagatatagataagatagatggagatagagatagatgcaTATAGATCTATAGGAGGATctggaggatggagaggaaagTAATGTAAGTAAATTACAGGCCCAAagataaacaaaccaaaactgaTGGCAAATTTGTAAAACTTTATCTTTCTTGGGTGTGTGCCTGTATATCTGTACATACTTGTGTGCGTGCATATTTCCATATGTTTggtatttacatgtgtgtgggggTTCATATGCGAGAATATCCAGGTACAATATCTCTCAAATCCACAGCTTACCAATTCAGGTAGTTTactagccagcttgctccagggattccttgcatctgcctcccaaatggGAGGCCTTTCAAATGAGCCAGAGGACTACACCAGCTGGGAACTTCCTtggattctggggatttgaaTTCTGCCCCTCATACTAGAATGGCACATAGTTTATTCATTGATCTACCTCCCAAGTCTCAAATCTGTAAATTTCAAACAGAACTCACGATTTTGTGCTAGGATTTTAGAGAGTCTAGGAAGAGGGAGCCTACGTATGATAAAGGAGCAGAACGGTTTTTACGCTTCTGCTGTGAGCAAACAGGCGACTACTGTCTTAGagtctccattgctgtgaagagacagtatGACCACTGTATCTCttacaaagggaaacatttaactgaggcttactacagtttcagaagtccagtccatcatcatcatggctgGAAGAATGACAGCTTACAGGCAGACATATGCCAGAGgatccaagagttctacatcccaGTTTGAAGTCAACCAGAAAACTACCTCTTCTGCCCTGGGTGGAGTTTGAGCTCTAGGAGCACTCAATGCTGGCCTCCACAGTGACAAGGAgtcacctcctaagagtgccacttcccatgggtcaagcattttcaaaccacTACAACTACTGTGACTGGGAATGCTAAAACAAATACCATCCGGGGGACACAGAGCTGAGCATCCTCAATTTTAAGACGCTGTGACGCATCCAGTCAGAACGAAAAATGAGAAATCAACTACAGATAGCAGCTCCCACAGAGTGGTTGAGAAGAAGCAAGCACATGCATGGAGAATGTTTAAATGCGTACATTCACATAAGAAGCAGTAGCAGGAGAAAAGGATCGAGAACAGCAACATGTAATGCTAAGTAGAGAAACAGAATCGGCCACAGAGCTAGGAGAGAGTGGACTTATAGAGGCTGTGAAAGATTCGGTATGGAATGGAGGTACACACTGTGGAGATGCCAAATAGGTTTTTCTGACTGGAAGAAAagaggctttgttttgtttgtttgaacctAGTTTAATCAGTACATCCAGTAAGACAGGTTTCAGCAGAGATAAGAGCAGACATACACTGCAGAGAATTGAAGAGtaactcagagaaaaagacagagccACTGACTGCCATATGCTCTTTTAAGTTTAGCTGTAAAGAGCATTAAAGGTACAGTAGGAGGTACAATGTTTAAGGCAGGTGATTTGTGCAACATAGAGGATTTTAGTATATGCTTCTAAGCAAAGTACATCCActgtaaaaggaaaaattaaagcaCATAGCTAGATAAAGGATCATTGATGGAAAATTACTGTGGAGGTGAATCATAAGTGAGATGTTTTTTCCTGGAAAAATAAAAGCCCCTTTTTTAAGAGCAAAAGCAGCAAGTATAAAAAGGTTAGTTGTGAGTTCttatttacaaaaaaacaaaacaaaacaaacaaacaaacaaacaacaacaacaacaaaactgtgATCGTCTTGGTAACAGGTAACTGCTTAGGAGGCTCATAGGCTCATTCCCAAGGAAGACAATGAGATTTCTCCTCTCCACATTAGCATGCAAATTGCTGTCCTCATATtgcaggtcttgtttaggtagCCATATTGTTCTGGTATCATGGGAATGGCTTTCCTAGAATCTGTAGGAAACTTTCACAACAGACTACCAGTTCCTCTGACTCTGACCTCCTTTCTCAGATTTttctctgagccttaggtatAGAAGTTGTATTGTAGACATACCCACTGGGGCTGGGTACCCTGCATCTGGATTAATTGTGGTTTCCTGTAATTGTCTTCATATGCTGCAAACTGAAGTTCTTTTGAtgaggagggagagctagacatcTCTGTAACTAtaagtataaatatttagaatgcagcTAGGAATTATTCTGGTCTAGAAGAGTGGATTCTTTTCTAAGATTCATGATATCATTAGCCTTGGGCAATTGTCTAGGTTTCCCATACGTGGCATCATTCCTTCTTGTTACAGGTGTTAGTAGCAAAAGAAAAGCAGTGACTTAGCACAAAAAATGATTATTAATTTTGAGAGTATATATGAAGTGAGGAAAGTTAACTTGAAAACATGGTTCCCAGCAGTGTGCTTATGTCATTTTGGGCAATGGTTCCATATATCTTAgacttaaaagtaaaaaaaaaatggatcttCACATTCAGTTGTTGTTGATAGGAAATTTGCAGTGTGGGTGTGGTAGCTGAGTTACTAGGCTTGAGAATGAAAGGTGAGACATGGGAAACCAAACAAGTGATCACAGCGCTTGAACTGCACACTGAACATGAAGATGTAGATAGAATGGCTGAGACTAGAAAATGGCAAATGTTCCGATGTCTCAAGGATACTAAAGAACAAGTTCAGGGGGAAGCTAGGAAGTTTTAATGGAGGAATATTAGAATGCTTTCATCAGAGAGTAAAAGTTTAGAGGTACATTTTCTGGAAGTCAAATGGTTCAGTATGGTGACAGTCTAAAAAGTGATTATGAATAAGTTGAGGTGAGTAATGCTGGCCAAAGTCACAGACAAACATGGAAACACCAACATACATACCAAAGAACTATTTTTGAACTTCTGCAGAGGCTAGTGCAGATTGGTAAGGGGTCTCATCCGTCTAATTCCTCAGAGACCTCTTCCCTTCCATCTTGTAACCCTGCCAACTCAACCCTAATTCCAGGGTTTATGCGACAGGGTAAGAAAATGGTCAAATCTGATGGGTATTTTGATTCTAAACTTGGATGAAGTTCGGAAATAATACACATTATTTTAGCTCACCATTTACTGATTATTCAAGTTCAAATGACCCTACTCTAATTACAAGAATGGTTATAGGGGAGCCTGTAGAATATTTAGACAATCCTTTTCAGGTCAGACAACAGGATTTAGAATAGGGAAAGAACTGGAATCAGAATACAGgaggaatggaaacaaaattaagGTTGTGGGCTTTTACCCTGAAGGCAAACTGATAAAgggccatgttttctttcttcttctttttttaaaaaagtgtgctATAGAAACCTTATTTCGCCAATGGCATTCTGAATGCATTGAAGGGGTGGTGGTTATTGGAAGATTAAAAAATAACTAGGAACTGTGAGCTAATGGCATCCTGACTAAGGGTAGTCTCAGTGGGAATACAACATTACATTGCAACACAATACAAGGGCACACTAAGGGAGGTAAAATCAGCGAACTTTGATAACAAACAGTTGGTGCATATCTTATCTGTCTTCAGCACAATCCTCAGAAGGACCAGCTTGCCTTGAACAGGgatgggagaaaagagaaagatagaTGAGATATGTATGGAAGAGTTCAAAATGGTAGACTAATGGGCAGAATAAttaaaggagaaggagaaacgTGGGGAAAGAGCCTGCAGAAAGGGCCCAATGGACTTCAGGCCCAATGGATTCCAGGCACTCGTGATCTCTAAGTTGGGAGGTAAAAGGCAACAGTGATTAACTGCAGCTGAAGGCTACACACGGCCTCTTCTAGCATTTCCCCTAAGAGTTGGAAAACTCAAAAACTACCATGTCAAGTTAGTATGTATTCACTCTTATAGGCTTTATGTGCCAATAATGTATTTCTCCATATAGAGCTGTTTTTcctattgaaaatagattttgttcatacaatatgttctgaCTATGTTTTCTCCTCCCCCTACTCCTTCAAGTTCCTCCTAACTCCCTCTTCCATCCAAAGCCAccctttttctgtctttccttagaaattaaacagacttctaagggatatatatatatatatatatatatatatatatatatatacatatatatatacaaatataacaagataaataagaaaaacaaatcccCCCTCATTTGATCCTCCCATTCCAGACCTCCCATTCTATCTATAACgattattctatttccccttcttagAGAAATCCATCTCTCCTCACTATCCTAACTTCTGTGGTTATACAGATTGTAGCTTACTTTTCAATGACTTAGTAGTTAAAACCCACATATAAGcaaatgcatacacaccacaGTTGTTCTGAATCTGAGTTGCCTCAATCAGGAGGATtgtttctagttctatccacatACCTGCagttttcataatttcatttttataggcTGAGTAATAtactattttttttgtttccaagtatcaattctgttttatttgtcAACTGGAAAACTAGACAATCCTCCAGTGCAACAAggtattaaattttttttctctttttttcggagctggggaccgaacccagggccttgtgcttgctaggcaagcgctctaccactgagctaaacccccaaccccacgaCAACGTATTAATTAatcctcttcctcatcatcaCCAGCTCCAGCACCACCCTGGCCTTTCTTGGCATTCTTCCTCTTCACTCTGCCTGGGCGGCCACCACCATAAGGAGAACGGAGGGAGAAGTCAATGTGCTTGTGAGAGTCCAGACAAACAATGAAAGATGGGATGTTTACCACCTGCTTGCGGACCCTGATGTGACGTTGGCGGATGAGCACATGGGCATGGTGAATAGATTTGGCCAGGCGCAGCTTAAAGACCTGGGTCTGCAGCCTTCTCTCCAAGAAATCCTCAATCTTCAGGCCCAGAATGTAATCCAGCTTCATCTTGCCTTCATCCAGCACCACAATCCGAACAAGTCGTCTCAGCAGAGCGTTGCCTTCAAACAGACGCCGAGGATCCTTCTCGTCCAGCGTCAACAGCTCCCGGGCAGCCTTACGGATCTTCGCCAGGGTAAATTTGACCCTCCACACCTCATGTTTGTTCCGGAGTCCATACTCTCCAATCAACTTTAACTCCTGGTCGAGACGCGATTTCTCGAAGGGTCTCCGTGGGGTCACATAGGTTTTGTGACAAACCCAGCTTCTGGCGACCAGCATGTTGACTAGGCTAGGCCCGCTGCGCCTACGAACTCAGGCCCGTGACAAAGGTAATATACTAtttattgtgtaaatatactaaattttcttcattcatccattcactgacagacatctaagttgtttccaccTTCTGGACATGAACAAAGCAGCAATAATCATGGTTAAACAAGTGTTTCTGTAGTAGGATGCAGCATAGTTTGGATATATGCACAAGAATGATATAGATGGATCTTGACACAAGTACATTCTCGCCTTTCTAGAGAACTGTCACACTAATTTCCACAGTGGATTTACAAGTTTGccttcctaccagcaatggacaagtgttcctcttactccgttgtcctcaccagcatgagctgtcgtTTGTTTTATTGGTCTTAGCTATTTTGATGGATAGACgataaaatctcaaagtagttttcatTTGCATCTCCATGCTGACTAAAAGTCTTGAacctttctttaagtgtttctgagccatttgagtttcctcttttaagaattttctatttagatctgtaccccattttaattggttatttgttttcttgatgtccagtattttgagttctttatgtatttttgatattagccttctattggatatgtagctaaaaaaaaaaaaaaaaaaaaaaaaaaaaacttcttttcccattttgtggCCTGCTGCTTTATCTGAATGATGGTGTTCTTTGCTattcagaagcttttcagtttcatgagatgcCTTTCATTAATTGTTAATATTGGTGTCTGCTAACAGTGTTCTGTTCGGAAAGTCATCtttgccaatgagttcaaagctattcTCCACATTCTTTTCTACCAGATTCAGTGTACATTGCTTTATGGTGAGATCTTTGATCCATCTGCTGTGGagttttatacagggtgataagtatggatctatttagACTCCTCTACCTGCAGCCATCCAATTtgaccagcaccacttgctgaagaTGCAGTCCCTTTCCCAGTGTGTCTTTGCAGTTTCTTTAtcaaaatatcaggtatccatggGCGTATCGATTTATCtatgggtcttctattctattccattaatcaacatgtctgtttttttGCCAATATAATGACATATTTATTACTGTAGTTCTGTAGTCCACTTTGAGGGCTGGAATGGCACCACCTCCAGCAGTACTTTTACCACTCAGGAGCATTTTGAGtcatcctgattttttttttatgtgtttctaGATGAAgatgaaaattgttctttcaaattCTGTAGGAATCACTTCGGACGTCCAGTTTCCTCAGTACTACTTACGGAAGAGGTCATGCTTTCACCAATATCTTTTTATTGACATCCTGGCCAAGCATCTGGTGGCTGTAAATGAATAGCTTTGTTTCTGTGTTCTGTATGCTATTCCACTGATCTAGGTGACTGGTGACAGGTGTTGTTTTAGGTACTATGGCTCTGTGTTATACTTTGAAATCAGGTGTTATACTTTAAGTATTCCTCATGTTGTTCAGAATCCCCTTGGCTATTCATGGTCTTGTGTTTGTAGCTGCATTTTTAAGTGAAGTTATAGAACCAATTTAATAAGGATTTTTTTTCGCTTTTCAGGCTAACTTGTTTTGCTCTCACAATTCCTATACACATTTGTACTTCCAATATTGTCtaaaaccctctctcaaaatatCTGTATCCCAACCTTAGTCTTGCAGGATTATCAGATGCcaaaaaaccctaagacatgacCAAAAGGGACCAGAGATCACTCTCTGCTGTATTCAAAGCTGAAAACAGTGACTCAAAAGAGTTTTCCAGGAAAACAAAGCACTGGTTTACTTCGGAAAAAAGGCACCTATGACATGTTAAGGATGAGGGAGATAAAGTGTAGGAGGACGCTGAAGGACAGCATTATGAACTTATGGAAGTGCGGAAGATCGAGAGTAACTGGTTTATAAGGAACTGGAGAATAGTGGTGTTGTagttggagagatggcactgATTCAGAACTTAACTTAAAAGACATAAACAAGATATCCTTCTGAATTGTGGAAAGTGCAAGCAAAAGTAAATTGAATATAGCTCTGTGCATTTTGTACAGATTAGCTCATGTAATTCTTAGTCTTGTCTTCTGAGATCAGTGCGTTCATTATACCCACTCCAAGACTAAAACAAAAAACGAGGCAGGCAGGAAGAGTTAAGTAACTCTCTAACAATTTCAGAGCAACAGAACTGGGACTCAGTCCCGAGATAACGATCTCCAGAGcctgtgctcctaaccactgcaGGACAGATTTACACCGGTGTAATGTGCTTTCTCGGCTTAAGTAAATAAGGGTCGACATGGAACACTCAGATGCAAGAAAATTGATTGAGGGGGTAAAAAGGTACACGAgtgaaatacacatacatacacacgttaATTCTACTTTAAAAGACAAGTGATTATTTCtgatcctgaaaaaaaaaaagaataccactCACTGTTCCTTGCTAATTCCACTTAATTATAGGTTAGAAATACTGTATGAAACAAGTGAAAGActacagaaggaaaggagagaggaggacaaATGGTGACCTTGGGACCTATGCAATAGTGGGTTCTCTGTATTTTCTGGTTGCCTTATATATCCCAGACATGAAACTGAAGAGGTCTTTGACTAAGAAATACCaatgagtagaaacaaaaagttccCAATAAATGCCTATACTCCTTAGCCAAAGGACAAGAAAGGGGGACAACTTAGTGAGCCAGAAAACTTTTAGATAATAACTATTATTTGAGTCTAGCCAAGCACCACTAAAAATTCTGTGACACCCCCCATCCCACACATGCCAGTAAAGGACATGTAGGCTGCCTTCGACACTCGCAGAGCTATAACCAGGCAGCTAAATTTCAACAGGCTGTTGTGAGAGAAGCCCAAGTAGGGAACTGGGATTTTTATCATCGCAAGCTGGAAATAAAGACACCTCCTTGAATATCCACATGTCAGTGGAGACTACATGAGGAACTTGGACTTCTACCAGCATCCTGCAGTAATGATGTATCCGTCCCTGCCTGCTGCGGCGGGTTCACAGGAAACAGCAAAGTGTAAGTACTTTCCTCACAGATCAGCAATGCTAAGATCACCCTTTCCCCAAGGCAGATTATATCCACTATCAGATACCTGCATAGTCTTTTCTCTGCACTACTTACAATAGATGCAATGGCATGTGGAAAAAAGGTAACATATTGCTTTATCCTTCTCAGCTGGGAAGTGTCTGTGTAAACGACTAAAGGCACCAGACGCCCCACCCCTCTGAAAGAATAATAAGGAACTTACAAAACTTCAGTGTCAAAGGAAGGTGCATGATAAAATTGGATCTCTACCCTCACCTGgaagtaataagggaaatgcccTTTCTCAAAGCAGTTTGAGAAGCAGTCAGAATAGAAGTTGTAAATAAGATATCTGAGTCTGATATGGTGCACACAATATGTCCAGGTTGTACCTACAACTATGAAGATCTCAAACTTAGGTTAAAGACAATGGGTACATGACACCAAGATGACGGTGATATTATAATTTTCTGAAAATGTAATAACAAAATGAGACATGGCACCATATGTTTTGGGTCCAAACAAATTCAATATCAGTCatttccacacacataaaatatagaGTCCCAAACCTAGTACtacaaaagtttttaaaataccaaTTAAAACAGCCAACCCATATTATTATGCATAGTGAAAACATACTTCATACCTGTGGGGGAACTTAAGTCATTCCCCCCAAAAGAATAATGTTCTTCCCTAAATAATGCTTTTAAATGGCAGaaaagcaattaaaaaagaaataattaaacttcagggggaaaaaaaacaagaaaaaaagcaaaaagaattgaTAATTATTTTTACTCACATTAAGTGTTCTTATTATTCtcaatttttgaagaaaaatgtataaaatttctTGTTGTGACTCTGAATGAACACTAAAGTAAACTATACTGAGGTAGagaaaagagaatacaaagaggGAATTAAGCAGAAAGCAGCCCTaatatatcaaaatcagaatTGCATTAAATAATCTATGTATAGAAATTAAAAGAGTAGAAGGCTGGAAGAAAAATATAACCCAATCATAGGCTAGCTAGCAACATGTTCATACAAACTAAAGCAAGTTAAAAGTAGAGGAATGGAATAACATGCAtcatattaatattaaataagaaaagtaaGAGTGGTTGTGTTAATATCATATAGGTTAGACTTCAGACTTATAAACTTACCAAGgatagaaaaaaattcataatAGCAAGAGTATCAACCCATCAGAGAAACGTAGGTTTGTAAATGTATGAGGATTAAACAATAGTGTTATAGAATGCTAAATACAAATTTGATGGAAATAAAATGAACTGAGATTGTAACATCCTTATCAACAATAATTTGGAGAACTAGACAAAAATTAGAAAAGCTATTGAAGAATTCAACTATACAATCaattatacatattatacaaTTATACATATTGATACATATaactatgcacacatatatattctaagTTCATATTATCTGAAAAATATTAtgagaaagtaaacaaaacagaCTATATTTGTGACCATATAGTAAACTCTAACAAAACTGAAATCAATGAAGCCATGCTGATTGTGCTTTTCAGTCGTAATGAACTCTAATTAGAAAATGCATAGGGACATTTTCAAGCATTAGAAAACTAAATGACATCTAAATCATGCatcaaggaaaaatataaacagaaaattttaaatatattgaaataatgatactaaatggagaaaaacttgaaacaTTTCCACTAAAACCAAGAACGAGGCAAAGACATTCATTCACTCTTCCCACGTTCAATATCatgcttgaagtcttagctagaacagtaagacaagtgaaggaaataaaagaaatacatatatgaaatCAAGTATCCTTATTTACATAATATGTGATTTTCTCTATAAAACATCCTAATAGTTCCAGCAGAAAATTCTTAGACCTGATAAATAAATTCATCAAAGCAccaggatacaaaattaaaataaaaaaaatcagtagcttccTATATATTAGAAACAAACATAGAAAAACGATATCAAGGAAATAATCCCTTTCACAGTAACCTAaagaaataacttaaaataaaCCTAACCAAGGAAGGGAAAGACCTACACAATGAAAACTTAGAAACACTGAagcaagaaattgaagaagatatcagaagatgaaaagacttcCCATTCTCATAGAATGGTAggattaatattttgaaaat
The window above is part of the Rattus norvegicus strain BN/NHsdMcwi chromosome X, GRCr8, whole genome shotgun sequence genome. Proteins encoded here:
- the Rps9l1 gene encoding small ribosomal subunit protein uS4-like; this encodes MLVARSWVCHKTYVTPRRPFEKSRLDQELKLIGEYGLRNKHEVWRVKFTLAKIRKAARELLTLDEKDPRRLFEGNALLRRLVRIVVLDEGKMKLDYILGLKIEDFLERRLQTQVFKLRLAKSIHHAHVLIRQRHIRVRKQVVNIPSFIVCLDSHKHIDFSLRSPYGGGRPGRVKRKNAKKGQGGAGAGDDEEED